The sequence CGACGACGACACCGGGATCACCCGCGCGATCCGCATCGGCGCGCGACTGGCGGGCCCCCGCCGCCGCCTGCACCACGGTGGTGCTGTGGGCCTCCGCCTTTGTCTCCATCCGCAGCGCGGGCGAGGCGTATTCGCCCGGTGCGCTGGCCCTCGGCCGGCTGCTGGCGGGCACGCTCGTGCTCGGTGCGATCTGTCTCGTACGCCGCGAGGGGCTGCCCGCCAGGGCCGCCTGGCCCGGCATCGTCACCTCCGGGCTGCTCTGGTTCGGGCTCTACATGGTGGTGCTCAACTGGGGTGAGCAGGAGGTGGACGCCGGGACGGCCGCGATGGTGGTGAACATCGGGCCGATCCTGATCGCCCTGCTCGGCGCCCGGCTGCTCGGTGAAGGGCTGCCGCGCAGACTGCTGGCGGGGATGGCGGTCTCGTTCGCGGGAGCGGCGGTGGTCGGGCTCTCCCTGTCAGGTCACGGCGGATCCTCGGTGCTGGGGGTCCTGCTCTGC is a genomic window of Streptomyces sp. NBC_01237 containing:
- a CDS encoding DMT family transporter, producing the protein MTTTTPGSPARSASARDWRAPAAACTTVVLWASAFVSIRSAGEAYSPGALALGRLLAGTLVLGAICLVRREGLPARAAWPGIVTSGLLWFGLYMVVLNWGEQEVDAGTAAMVVNIGPILIALLGARLLGEGLPRRLLAGMAVSFAGAAVVGLSLSGHGGSSVLGVLLCLLAAVAYAAGVVSQKPALRHGSALQVTTFGCLIGTVACLPFSGALVSEAADAPLSATLNMVYLGVFPTALAFTTWAYALARTTAGRMGATTYAVPALVVVMAWLLLDEVPALLSIGGGLLCLAGVAVSRTRQHTGLTRKNPALPVEGSRHGEERQSAGRP